A single region of the Streptomyces virginiae genome encodes:
- a CDS encoding ATP-binding protein — MTRSYDPPQRHLDLPDDPSAACRARDATYRFLHGADDQEHPVLPASADAAALIVTELVTNAVRHTDGPCSLDLALHEGLLDIDVTDTSPAAPVTRPPHLGGSGGWGLILVRRIAREFSIMPTDTGGKRVHVCVAVAV, encoded by the coding sequence ATGACTCGCTCGTACGATCCACCACAACGGCATCTCGATCTGCCGGACGACCCCAGTGCCGCCTGCCGTGCCCGCGACGCGACCTACCGGTTCCTGCACGGCGCCGACGACCAGGAGCATCCGGTGCTCCCGGCCTCCGCGGACGCCGCCGCCCTGATCGTGACCGAGCTCGTCACCAATGCCGTCCGGCACACCGACGGCCCGTGCAGCCTCGACCTCGCCCTGCACGAGGGGCTGCTCGACATCGACGTCACCGACACCAGTCCGGCCGCGCCCGTGACACGCCCGCCGCACCTGGGCGGCAGCGGCGGCTGGGGCCTGATCCTCGTCCGCCGCATCGCCCGCGAGTTCAGCATCATGCCCACGGACACGGGCGGAAAGCGCGTCCACGTCTGCGTCGCCGTCGCCGTATGA
- a CDS encoding lysine N(6)-hydroxylase/L-ornithine N(5)-oxygenase family protein, whose product MSQDLSDDAPLIHDLIGIGFGPSNVAMAIALSEHNAGVGPQEAVTAHFFEKQPRFGWHRGMLIDDATMQVSFLKDLVTLRNPASEYSFLCYLQSKGRLIDFVNHKNLFPLRVEFHDYFEWAAAKVDDMVSYGSEVVAVRPVLRDGAIEYVDVTARSGTELVVHRARNLVIGTGLRPQMPEGVDRTERIWHTSELLTRVAALGGADPSRFVVVGAGQSAAENVAFLHRTFPRAEVCAVFSRYGYSPADDSGFANRIFDPSAVDEYYTAPEEIKRKLIEYHANTNYSVVDIDLIDDLYRQEYQEKVLGTERLRFLKVSRLADVTETPDHVRVTVESLVTGEKEALAADALVYATGYRSADGLGLLGDVEKYCRRDGLGRVRVARDYRVESAPELRCGIYLQGGTEHTHGITSSLLSNTAVRVGEILQSIVAHGRVPVPASRTAPTP is encoded by the coding sequence ATGTCACAGGATCTGTCCGATGATGCGCCGCTGATCCACGACCTCATCGGCATCGGCTTCGGCCCCTCGAACGTGGCCATGGCGATCGCACTGAGCGAACACAACGCCGGCGTCGGACCGCAGGAAGCGGTCACCGCCCACTTCTTCGAGAAGCAGCCCCGATTCGGCTGGCACCGCGGCATGCTCATCGACGACGCCACGATGCAGGTGTCCTTCCTCAAGGACCTGGTGACCCTGCGCAATCCGGCGAGCGAGTACAGCTTCCTCTGCTACCTCCAGAGCAAGGGACGCCTGATCGACTTCGTCAACCACAAGAACCTCTTCCCGCTGCGCGTCGAATTCCACGACTACTTCGAGTGGGCCGCCGCCAAGGTCGACGACATGGTCTCCTACGGATCCGAGGTCGTCGCCGTACGTCCCGTCCTGCGCGACGGCGCGATCGAGTACGTGGACGTGACCGCCCGCTCCGGCACCGAGCTCGTGGTCCACCGGGCGCGCAACCTGGTGATCGGCACCGGTCTGCGACCGCAGATGCCGGAGGGCGTGGACCGTACCGAGCGGATCTGGCACACCTCGGAACTCCTCACGCGGGTCGCCGCGTTGGGAGGCGCGGACCCCTCCCGGTTCGTCGTCGTCGGCGCCGGTCAGAGCGCCGCCGAGAACGTGGCCTTCCTGCACCGCACCTTCCCCCGGGCCGAGGTCTGCGCCGTCTTCTCCCGCTACGGCTACAGCCCCGCCGACGACAGCGGCTTCGCCAACCGGATCTTCGACCCCTCGGCGGTCGACGAGTACTACACCGCCCCCGAGGAGATCAAGCGCAAGCTGATCGAGTACCACGCCAACACCAACTACTCCGTGGTGGACATCGACCTCATCGACGACCTCTACCGGCAGGAGTACCAGGAGAAGGTCCTGGGTACCGAGCGGCTGCGCTTCCTGAAGGTGTCGCGGCTCGCGGACGTCACCGAGACCCCCGACCACGTACGCGTCACCGTCGAGTCACTGGTCACGGGGGAGAAGGAGGCCCTGGCGGCCGACGCGCTGGTCTACGCGACCGGATACCGCTCGGCGGACGGCCTCGGACTGCTCGGGGACGTCGAGAAGTACTGCCGGCGCGACGGACTCGGCCGCGTCCGCGTGGCACGCGACTACCGTGTCGAGAGCGCGCCCGAACTGCGCTGCGGCATCTACCTCCAGGGAGGAACGGAGCACACGCACGGCATCACGTCCTCCCTGCTGTCGAACACGGCCGTCAGGGTCGGCGAGATCCTCCAGTCCATCGTCGCCCACGGCCGTGTGCCGGTACCGGCCTCCCGTACGGCGCCCACCCCCTGA
- a CDS encoding SpoIIE family protein phosphatase has product MDPTAPGDGASPDVLALAKVVARLRAEVADLEGLASVAGVLERAKGVLMAWEGVSADAAYETLVRRADSRGTTLMEECWITLGGIRPKPGPARPTTHGPVTESGRTTPQGALPARGSDPRPGRGDQDSRTLMAGLAVALTDARSADDAAEILHEALRLPLAVDGVMIYTVGGAGRLELIGNSGIDEVLAAQWRDVPPLSGVAALEAITSGEPRWLDDPERGAERYRLIGSPERWPTRAWIPVPGADPVTCAIGFFRKASIPFGGEERDVLQQAVRLSGGTLRVFGNRRAEPADLDVTAVQSILDAVSGAVILLAPLRSPSGEVEDYRIEAAAPESVDVAGRRGRELVGRRILETYPTVAGTPLWQGYRDALDTGATYEGEPFSYREVTAGVAETSVYSVRAARLAGRLVVSWIRQDTTAREVRRLATMQRLGNLGWADWNPVRGTVNWSDQVYTVLDRSPGLGPVPLEELPRHVLPDDRPALAEAVRRLLDEGAPIDRPVRIGTADGVRHLRLVAEAETDAYGATVEVHGFFQDCTTQRDAELALRESERAVLVQRGVLQAERAIAARLQHALLPIPEQSIELVGLCVDIAYMPSDTGVNVGGDWYSAIELPDRSALFVVGDVAGHGLDAVGAMAQLRFTAKGMIITGSALPDAMDRLNTLLLHTAATTATMIMARYSPAERRMAWVRAGHLPPLLVRGGEARFLPLLEGNLLGASFDSVYVQDTLDLEPGDHLLLYTDGLVEIPGENMDRALDRLAVAAAEAMGGDAPDALARLLAALHPAGQDDVCVLDIHLPADAE; this is encoded by the coding sequence ATGGATCCGACGGCCCCGGGCGACGGTGCGTCTCCCGACGTACTGGCCCTGGCCAAGGTGGTGGCCAGGCTCCGGGCCGAGGTGGCGGACCTGGAGGGCCTTGCCTCCGTCGCGGGCGTGTTGGAGCGGGCCAAAGGCGTTCTGATGGCCTGGGAAGGCGTTTCGGCCGACGCGGCGTACGAGACGCTCGTCCGGCGGGCCGACAGCCGGGGGACGACCCTGATGGAGGAGTGCTGGATCACCCTCGGCGGGATCCGGCCGAAGCCCGGCCCGGCGCGTCCGACGACCCATGGCCCGGTTACGGAGAGCGGCCGTACGACCCCGCAGGGTGCCTTGCCCGCCCGCGGCTCGGACCCCCGCCCCGGCCGCGGCGACCAGGACTCCCGCACCCTGATGGCCGGCCTGGCGGTCGCGCTGACCGACGCCCGGAGCGCGGACGACGCCGCGGAGATCCTGCACGAGGCGCTGCGCCTCCCCCTCGCGGTGGACGGGGTGATGATCTACACCGTGGGCGGGGCCGGGCGGCTGGAGCTCATCGGCAACTCGGGGATCGACGAGGTACTGGCAGCGCAGTGGCGGGACGTCCCCCCGCTGTCGGGAGTCGCCGCCCTGGAGGCGATCACCTCGGGTGAGCCACGGTGGCTGGACGATCCGGAGCGCGGCGCCGAAAGGTACCGGCTCATCGGATCGCCCGAGCGATGGCCCACCCGCGCGTGGATCCCCGTACCGGGCGCGGACCCGGTCACCTGCGCCATCGGATTCTTCCGGAAGGCCTCCATCCCCTTCGGCGGCGAGGAGCGGGACGTGCTCCAGCAGGCCGTGCGCCTGAGCGGTGGCACCCTGCGGGTCTTCGGGAACCGGAGGGCCGAGCCGGCGGACCTGGACGTGACCGCCGTCCAGAGCATCCTCGACGCCGTGTCCGGGGCGGTGATCCTCCTGGCACCACTGCGGTCTCCGAGCGGTGAGGTGGAGGACTACCGGATCGAGGCGGCCGCTCCGGAGTCGGTGGACGTGGCGGGCCGCCGCGGGAGGGAGCTGGTCGGACGGCGGATCCTGGAGACCTATCCGACCGTGGCGGGCACTCCCCTGTGGCAGGGCTACCGCGACGCCCTCGACACCGGGGCGACCTACGAGGGCGAGCCGTTCTCGTACCGGGAGGTGACCGCGGGGGTGGCCGAGACATCCGTCTACTCCGTCCGCGCAGCCCGGCTGGCCGGTCGGCTGGTCGTCTCGTGGATCCGCCAGGACACCACCGCGCGCGAGGTCCGTCGGCTGGCCACCATGCAGCGCCTGGGCAACCTCGGCTGGGCCGACTGGAATCCGGTCAGGGGCACGGTCAACTGGTCCGACCAGGTGTACACGGTCCTCGACCGCTCACCGGGCCTCGGGCCCGTCCCGTTGGAAGAGCTTCCGCGGCATGTCCTGCCGGACGACCGACCCGCACTGGCCGAGGCCGTTCGGCGGTTGCTGGACGAAGGGGCTCCGATCGACCGACCCGTCCGTATCGGTACCGCCGACGGGGTACGACACCTCCGTCTGGTCGCCGAGGCCGAGACGGATGCCTACGGGGCCACGGTCGAGGTGCACGGCTTCTTCCAGGACTGCACGACACAACGGGACGCCGAGCTCGCCCTGCGGGAGAGCGAGCGCGCCGTACTGGTCCAGCGGGGCGTGCTCCAGGCCGAACGCGCCATCGCCGCACGCCTCCAGCACGCCCTGCTGCCGATCCCGGAACAGTCGATCGAGCTGGTCGGGCTGTGCGTCGACATCGCCTACATGCCCTCGGACACCGGGGTGAACGTCGGCGGAGACTGGTACAGCGCCATCGAACTCCCGGACAGGAGCGCCCTCTTCGTCGTCGGGGACGTCGCGGGCCACGGACTGGACGCCGTCGGGGCGATGGCACAGCTGCGGTTCACCGCCAAAGGCATGATCATCACCGGCTCGGCCCTGCCCGACGCCATGGACCGCCTCAACACCCTCCTCCTGCACACGGCCGCCACCACCGCGACGATGATCATGGCGCGGTACAGTCCGGCGGAACGGCGCATGGCCTGGGTCCGGGCCGGGCACCTGCCACCCCTGCTGGTGCGCGGCGGCGAGGCACGCTTCCTCCCGCTGCTGGAGGGAAACCTCCTCGGAGCGTCCTTCGACTCCGTGTACGTGCAGGACACGCTCGACCTGGAGCCCGGCGATCACCTCCTGCTCTACACCGACGGGCTCGTCGAGATCCCCGGGGAGAACATGGACCGGGCACTCGACCGGCTCGCCGTGGCCGCCGCCGAGGCCATGGGAGGGGACGCCCCGGACGCCCTGGCCCGGCTCCTGGCGGCCCTGCACCCCGCGGGGCAGGACGACGTGTGCGTGCTGGACATCCACCTGCCGGCGGACGCCGAATGA
- a CDS encoding amidohydrolase produces MLCTRLTNATFLTMDPDHPVAHDLGIWHGRIVGLDEAVTALPAREVVDLQGATVLPGFIDSHVHLAWTGLKATTPSVAPCERVEDVLAVVAEAVARTPRGAWVDIGGYDQRALGRHLTAAELDKVSDGRKVFMLHDSGHGCVVDTTVLDLLPGELAHGEGFLAESAMTAARRLRLPYSQEEIADAVEHAGRTCLAEGVTACAEAGIGGGLLGNSPVELGAYQLLRDQGRLPLRVQLMAAADTLRPVTAHARDGIPRAIDLGLRTGFGDDWLSLGALKVYTDGGMMARTAALTRPYEGTDHTGEFQNDPERITDTVVDGHLAGWQLAVHAIGDRATDLALDALERAQRLRPRPTARHRIEHAGLVRPDQLARFARLGVSAVVQPHFLRSFGDDYAAVMGPERAPWMYRGRGFLDHGVTLVGSSDRPVTDGSPLKAVQFMVERASASGRLIGPDEAVTVHEALYAYTVAGAYASHQDHSAGTLAPGRRADLAVLGDDPRRVDPSRIGAIEVVATYVDGRPA; encoded by the coding sequence ATGCTCTGCACCAGGCTGACGAACGCCACCTTCCTCACCATGGACCCCGACCACCCCGTCGCCCACGACCTGGGCATCTGGCACGGCCGGATCGTCGGCCTGGACGAGGCCGTGACCGCACTGCCCGCCCGCGAGGTCGTCGACCTCCAAGGCGCCACCGTGCTGCCCGGTTTCATCGACTCCCACGTGCACCTGGCCTGGACCGGACTGAAGGCCACCACCCCCAGCGTGGCACCCTGCGAACGCGTCGAGGACGTGCTCGCCGTCGTCGCCGAGGCGGTCGCCCGCACACCACGGGGCGCGTGGGTGGACATCGGAGGCTACGACCAGCGGGCCCTCGGCCGGCACCTGACCGCGGCCGAGCTGGACAAGGTCAGCGACGGCCGCAAGGTGTTCATGCTGCACGACTCGGGACACGGCTGCGTCGTCGACACGACCGTCCTCGACCTGCTCCCCGGCGAACTCGCCCACGGCGAAGGCTTCCTCGCCGAGAGCGCCATGACCGCCGCCCGCCGGCTCCGCCTGCCCTACTCGCAGGAGGAGATCGCCGACGCCGTCGAGCACGCCGGCCGCACCTGCCTCGCCGAAGGCGTCACCGCCTGCGCCGAGGCGGGCATCGGCGGCGGACTGCTCGGCAACAGTCCGGTCGAGCTCGGCGCCTACCAACTCCTGCGCGACCAGGGCCGGCTGCCGCTCCGGGTCCAGCTCATGGCGGCCGCCGACACCCTACGGCCCGTGACCGCGCACGCCCGTGACGGGATCCCGCGCGCCATCGACCTCGGCCTGCGCACCGGCTTCGGCGACGACTGGCTCTCCCTCGGCGCGCTCAAGGTCTACACCGACGGCGGCATGATGGCCCGTACGGCAGCACTCACCCGCCCCTACGAAGGCACCGACCACACGGGGGAGTTCCAGAACGACCCCGAGCGGATCACCGACACCGTCGTCGACGGCCACCTCGCCGGCTGGCAGCTCGCCGTGCACGCCATCGGGGACCGCGCCACCGACCTGGCCCTGGACGCCCTGGAACGCGCCCAGCGACTTCGGCCCCGGCCCACCGCCCGGCACCGCATCGAACACGCCGGCCTGGTCCGGCCCGACCAACTGGCCCGCTTCGCCCGCCTCGGCGTGAGCGCGGTGGTGCAACCGCACTTCCTGCGCTCCTTCGGCGACGACTACGCGGCCGTGATGGGCCCGGAGCGGGCGCCCTGGATGTACCGCGGTCGGGGATTCCTGGACCACGGCGTCACCCTGGTGGGCAGCTCCGACCGTCCCGTCACCGACGGATCACCGCTGAAGGCCGTCCAGTTCATGGTGGAACGGGCCTCCGCCTCCGGCCGGCTCATCGGCCCCGACGAGGCCGTCACCGTGCACGAGGCCCTGTACGCCTACACCGTGGCGGGCGCCTACGCCTCCCACCAGGACCACAGCGCGGGCACCCTGGCACCGGGCCGGCGTGCGGACCTGGCCGTACTGGGCGACGACCCGAGGCGGGTCGACCCCTCGAGGATCGGAGCCATCGAGGTCGTCGCGACGTACGTGGACGGCAGGCCGGCCTGA
- a CDS encoding methionyl-tRNA formyltransferase, producing MRVVMFGYQTWGHRTLQALLESEHDVVLVVTHPKSEHAYEKIWSDSVADLADDHGVPVLIRNRPDDEELFTRLKEAEPDIIVANNWRTWIPPRIFNLPRHGTLNVHDSLLPKYAGFSPLIWALINNEPEVGVTAHLMNDELDAGDIVVQRAVPVGPTDTATDLFHKTVDLIAPVTVGALGRIAAGETEFTHQDRSQASFFHKRSAEDIRIDWTWPAEDLQRLVRAQSAPYPAAFTFHRGKRLEVLAAVVSEGRYGGTPGRVFYREGEGVVIVAGADARTGRNHGLAITRVRTEDGEEMPATDYFTTMGGYLTSH from the coding sequence ATGCGGGTCGTCATGTTCGGCTATCAGACGTGGGGGCACCGCACCCTGCAGGCCCTGCTGGAGTCCGAACACGATGTCGTTCTGGTCGTGACGCACCCGAAGAGCGAGCACGCCTACGAGAAGATCTGGAGCGACTCCGTCGCCGATCTCGCCGACGACCACGGTGTCCCGGTGCTCATCCGCAACCGCCCCGACGACGAGGAGCTGTTCACCCGGCTCAAGGAGGCGGAACCGGACATCATCGTGGCGAACAACTGGCGCACCTGGATCCCCCCGCGCATCTTCAACCTCCCCCGCCACGGCACCCTCAACGTCCACGACTCACTGCTGCCGAAGTACGCCGGCTTCTCCCCGCTGATCTGGGCGCTGATCAACAACGAGCCCGAAGTCGGCGTCACCGCCCACCTGATGAACGACGAGCTCGACGCGGGCGACATCGTGGTCCAGCGCGCCGTACCGGTCGGCCCGACGGACACCGCCACCGACCTGTTCCACAAGACGGTCGACCTGATCGCGCCGGTCACCGTGGGCGCCCTGGGCCGGATCGCGGCCGGCGAGACCGAGTTCACCCACCAGGACCGCTCCCAGGCCAGCTTCTTCCACAAGCGGTCGGCCGAGGACATCCGCATCGACTGGACCTGGCCGGCCGAGGACCTCCAGCGACTCGTCCGCGCCCAGTCGGCCCCCTACCCGGCAGCCTTCACCTTCCACCGCGGCAAGCGTCTGGAGGTGCTGGCCGCCGTCGTCTCGGAGGGCCGCTACGGGGGCACGCCCGGCCGCGTCTTCTACCGCGAGGGCGAAGGCGTCGTGATCGTGGCCGGAGCCGACGCCCGCACCGGGCGCAACCACGGCCTCGCCATCACCCGGGTACGCACCGAGGACGGCGAGGAGATGCCCGCCACCGACTACTTCACCACCATGGGCGGCTACCTGACCAGCCACTGA